A window of Vigna unguiculata cultivar IT97K-499-35 chromosome 4, ASM411807v1, whole genome shotgun sequence contains these coding sequences:
- the LOC114182379 gene encoding protein CHROMOSOME TRANSMISSION FIDELITY 7-like, whose protein sequence is MQSKISAFLRSTPDSSSPNNDHDLSTWENQQHHIINTYTRRRPNPDPGTSDPKPSTLVKNKKRSYAQFHLDFGQSDFLLRSCSTCGIKFTPGDPQDEKSHNEFHKSYTQGIQFRGWTKENVIPLPSLDSGRVVLFSETDRASHRKKVEEVVRMMEIEIGSGWILHERCKVYLFISLNRVVGCLVAEPIEKAFKIVSGSVVGSVHSAKKRGVTTRSTTLQFGNVIFQREVHRKVANVSDSEKMEGAIFCDSEPTAAACGIRAIWVTPSNRRKGIAIQLLDAVRKSFCPGVELERSQLAFSQPTSAGKALAASYTGTGSFLAY, encoded by the exons ATGCAGTCCAAGATCAGTGCTTTCTTAAGATCCACCCCAGATTCCTCTTCTCCCAACAACGACCATGATTTGTCAACCTGGGAGAATCAGCAACACCACATCATCAACACCTACACCCGAAGGCGCCCAAACCCTGACCCCGGTACTTCGGATCCCAAACCCTCAACACTCGTCAAAAACAAGAAGAGAAGCTACGCTCAGTTTCATCTTGATTTTGGCCAATCCGATTTCCTCCTACGCTCGTGTTCTACATGCGGCATAAAGTTCACTCCCGGCGATCCACAAGACGAGAAATCCCACAACGAATTTCACAAATCATACACGCAGGGAATCCAATTCAGA GGTTGGACCAAAGAAAATGTTATTCCTCTACCCAGTTTGGATTCGGGTCGGGTCGTGTTGTTCTCGGAGACCGACCGGGCTTCTCACAGGAAGAAAGTTGAGGAGGTGGTGAGGATGATGGAAATTGAGATTGGAAGTGGGTGGATACTTCACGAGCGCTGTAAGGTGTATCTGTTTATATCTCTTAACAGGGTTGTTGGGTGTCTCGTTGCGGAACCAATTGAAAAGGCATTCAAAATTGTGTCTGGCTCTGTTGTTGGATCTGTTCACAGCGCGAAGAAAAGGGGAGTAACGACACGCTCTACCACTCTTCAATTTGGGAATGTTATTTTCCAAAGGGAGGTCCATAGAAAAGTTGCTAATGTGAGTGATTCTGAAAAGATGGAAGGGGCAATCTTCTGTGACAGCGAACCAACCGCTGCCGCTTGTGGCATTAGGGCCATTTGGGTTACTCCCTCCAACAGAAGAAAAGGCATTGCAATCCAGTTGCTAGACGCTGTGAG GAAGAGTTTCTGCCCAGGTGTTGAGCTTGAACGTTCTCAGTTAGCATTTTCCCAGCCTACCTCTGCTGGAAAGGCATTAGCAGCTAGTTATACTGGCACTGGCTCATTCTTGGCATATTAA